A single Actinomadura algeriensis DNA region contains:
- the otsB gene encoding trehalose-phosphatase, producing MTPAGAEALDAIRRAPGRSVLAFDFDGTLAPIVADPAAARAEPRAAGVLARLAARAGAVAIITGRPAAVAVEYGGFDGIEGLVVLGQYGMERWESGELTTPEPLPGVAEARAKLPGVLEAAGAPPGTFVEDKKHALVVHTRRCAEPEVALERLRSIIAALAERTGLALEPGRFVLELRPPGMDKGVALRAFVDERGERPAAVLFAGDDLGDLAGFDAVEALRAEGVPGVTVCSGSDEVTELAERADVVVDGPSGVIDLLTGLLDGAS from the coding sequence GTGACGCCCGCCGGTGCCGAGGCGCTCGACGCGATCCGGCGCGCCCCGGGACGGTCCGTCCTGGCGTTCGACTTCGACGGCACGCTCGCCCCGATCGTCGCCGACCCCGCCGCCGCCCGGGCCGAACCCCGGGCCGCCGGTGTGCTGGCGCGGCTCGCGGCGCGGGCCGGCGCGGTCGCGATCATCACCGGGCGTCCGGCGGCGGTCGCCGTCGAGTACGGCGGGTTCGACGGGATCGAGGGGCTCGTCGTTCTCGGCCAGTACGGGATGGAACGGTGGGAATCCGGCGAGCTGACCACGCCCGAGCCGCTGCCGGGCGTCGCCGAGGCGCGCGCGAAGCTGCCCGGCGTCCTGGAGGCGGCGGGGGCGCCGCCCGGAACGTTCGTCGAGGACAAGAAGCACGCGCTCGTGGTCCACACGCGGCGGTGCGCCGAGCCGGAGGTCGCGCTCGAACGGCTCCGCAGCATCATCGCCGCCCTCGCCGAACGGACGGGGCTCGCCCTCGAGCCCGGACGGTTCGTCCTCGAACTGCGGCCGCCCGGCATGGACAAGGGCGTCGCGCTGCGCGCGTTCGTGGACGAGCGCGGCGAGCGGCCCGCGGCGGTCCTGTTCGCGGGCGACGATCTCGGGGACCTCGCGGGGTTCGACGCCGTCGAGGCGCTGCGCGCGGAGGGCGTGCCCGGCGTGACGGTGTGCAGCGGGTCGGACGAGGTGACCGAGCTCGCCGAACGCGCCGACGTCGTCGTGGACGGACCGTCCGGCGTGATCGATCTGCTCACCGGACTGCTGGACGGCGCGTCCTAG
- a CDS encoding serine/threonine-protein kinase — MSFPPNVDRYRIDRALGSGAFASVWLGHDDALESQVAIKVLSGSLIDDLDVRNRFLEEARILRRADSERLVRVHDIGELPDRRPYFVMSYADRGTLADRMRERPLPVNEAIMLAEEIAYGVEVINALGVIHRDLKPSNVLFQSTPDGGEKLLIADLGLAKALAHASGAFTLPVGTPGYMSPEQARFGGGLDVRADVYGLGALTYHMLAGRAPGPAPVKSPPSELREGVTTAMDQVVLRALEVDRENRWPTAEDFAEALSTLVPSSARTPAPKPAAAAPPATMIDEAPPAPSAPVEPAAPEVDPDATVQDFRRDEMPAPAPSGSEAVPPSMQTRFDPPPSSAGGTGAAADGDRTIVDQPSSLPGGHGGASGTSQPATPADGATISMPGPRAPSGQSADDERTAAFPAGRPPGPVPPGPMHPHSGQGPPPTGFQPPPPVQGGPAQGQGQGQGGGPLGRLKGAGKYGTPLIITAVVLAVAVVAGLLLGTLFSGDGDGKDGGGDEKKAIPKDFVQITNNGGKIKAAVPKAWPQQPEQTWSPSVVGLNDPQERPVLRATTSVDGFQGNGAVPGVFIGVTTDMRQGQLPPPTAARHAQCQKSGPENYTSPDKTFTGTITRFTGCTSGTSSVSEVGLRHKSGKFGLWIRVKETDDRKATTDILDHLQVTGP, encoded by the coding sequence GTGTCCTTCCCACCGAACGTCGACCGTTACCGAATCGATCGCGCCCTGGGGTCCGGGGCTTTCGCGTCCGTGTGGCTCGGGCACGACGACGCGTTGGAATCGCAGGTCGCCATCAAAGTCCTGTCCGGCAGCCTCATCGACGACCTCGACGTGCGCAACCGGTTCCTGGAGGAGGCGCGCATCCTGCGCCGCGCCGACTCCGAGCGTCTCGTGCGAGTGCACGACATCGGCGAACTGCCCGACAGACGTCCATACTTCGTCATGTCGTACGCGGATCGCGGGACGCTCGCCGACCGGATGCGCGAACGGCCACTTCCGGTCAACGAGGCGATCATGCTCGCCGAGGAGATCGCGTACGGCGTCGAGGTGATCAACGCCCTCGGCGTGATCCACCGCGACCTCAAGCCGTCCAACGTGCTGTTCCAGTCGACCCCCGACGGCGGCGAGAAGCTGCTGATCGCCGACCTCGGGCTGGCCAAGGCGCTCGCGCACGCGTCCGGCGCGTTCACGCTGCCCGTCGGCACCCCCGGCTACATGTCCCCCGAGCAGGCCCGTTTCGGCGGCGGCCTGGACGTCCGCGCGGACGTCTACGGGCTGGGCGCGCTGACGTACCACATGCTCGCGGGCCGCGCCCCCGGCCCCGCGCCGGTGAAGTCGCCGCCGAGCGAACTGCGCGAGGGCGTGACCACCGCGATGGACCAGGTCGTGCTGCGCGCGCTGGAGGTCGACCGGGAGAACCGCTGGCCGACCGCCGAGGACTTCGCCGAGGCCCTCTCCACGCTCGTCCCGTCGTCGGCGCGCACGCCCGCGCCGAAGCCCGCCGCCGCGGCGCCGCCGGCGACGATGATCGACGAGGCGCCGCCCGCGCCGTCCGCTCCGGTGGAGCCGGCCGCGCCGGAGGTCGATCCCGACGCGACCGTCCAGGACTTCCGCCGCGACGAGATGCCCGCGCCCGCCCCGTCCGGGTCCGAGGCCGTGCCGCCGAGCATGCAGACGCGGTTCGACCCGCCGCCGTCCTCGGCGGGCGGGACCGGGGCGGCGGCCGACGGCGACCGGACGATCGTCGATCAGCCGAGTTCGCTTCCGGGCGGCCACGGCGGCGCGTCCGGGACGTCGCAGCCGGCCACGCCCGCCGACGGCGCCACGATCTCGATGCCGGGCCCGCGGGCGCCGTCCGGGCAGAGCGCCGACGACGAGCGCACGGCCGCCTTCCCGGCGGGGCGGCCGCCCGGGCCCGTCCCGCCCGGTCCGATGCACCCGCACTCGGGGCAGGGGCCGCCGCCGACCGGGTTCCAGCCGCCCCCGCCCGTGCAGGGCGGACCGGCGCAGGGGCAAGGGCAGGGCCAGGGCGGCGGGCCGCTCGGGCGGCTCAAGGGCGCCGGCAAGTACGGGACGCCGCTGATCATCACCGCGGTCGTGCTGGCGGTCGCGGTCGTCGCGGGGCTCCTGCTCGGGACGCTGTTCTCCGGGGACGGCGACGGCAAGGACGGCGGCGGCGACGAGAAGAAGGCGATCCCGAAGGACTTCGTGCAGATCACCAACAACGGCGGCAAGATCAAGGCCGCGGTGCCGAAGGCGTGGCCGCAGCAGCCGGAGCAGACCTGGTCACCGTCCGTCGTCGGGCTGAACGACCCGCAGGAGCGTCCCGTGCTCCGCGCGACCACGAGCGTCGACGGTTTCCAGGGCAACGGTGCCGTCCCCGGCGTGTTCATCGGCGTCACCACCGACATGCGGCAGGGGCAGCTCCCGCCGCCGACCGCCGCGCGGCACGCGCAGTGCCAGAAGTCCGGGCCGGAGAACTACACCTCGCCCGACAAGACGTTCACCGGGACGATCACGCGGTTCACCGGCTGCACGTCCGGGACGTCGTCGGTGTCCGAGGTGGGGCTGCGGCACAAGTCCGGGAAGTTCGGGCTGTGGATCCGGGTGAAGGAGACCGACGACCGCAAGGCGACCACCGACATCCTCGACCATCTGCAGGTGACCGGCCCCTGA
- a CDS encoding alpha,alpha-trehalose-phosphate synthase (UDP-forming) → MSQVLVASNRGPVSFSLSDGGALTMRRGGGGLVSGLAGVTGTPQDGPDGEAGEASGRAADPDVLWVCAALGDADRTAARRAPEGRLDLAGHDTGGAAVRMLDIPASTFHRAYNEVANSTLWFVHHLLYDTPRRPHFDARARRDWQSYEAYNAAFADALARDAAPGAKAAIQDYHLSLAPRLLRERRPDLRIAHFSHTPWAPPEYFRLLPDDIGEQLLLGVLGADHAGFLTERWASAFLECCALLPGARVDREARTVACGGHVTRVGVHGLGVDGAALRERASEPDVVERARALSEQVGDRQLIVRIDRTELSKNIVRGLAAYRELLVNHPEWRGRVVHLAFAYPSRYDLPEYREYTAEVRRIADQIVEEFGTAAWQPLILQVNDDYPRSLAAYGLADVLLVNPIRDGMNLVAKEGPVLSRRGCALVLSREAGAAAELGEDALVVNPYDVTQTAEALHRALLMPRDERAARCGRLAAAATALPPQRWFAGQLAALD, encoded by the coding sequence ATGAGCCAAGTGCTGGTGGCGTCGAACCGCGGCCCGGTCTCGTTCTCGCTGTCCGACGGCGGCGCGCTGACGATGCGCCGCGGGGGCGGCGGCCTGGTCTCCGGCCTCGCGGGCGTCACCGGCACGCCCCAGGACGGCCCGGACGGCGAGGCGGGCGAGGCGTCCGGACGGGCCGCCGACCCGGACGTCCTGTGGGTGTGCGCGGCGCTCGGCGACGCGGACCGGACGGCCGCGCGGCGCGCCCCCGAGGGCCGCCTCGACCTCGCGGGCCACGACACCGGCGGCGCGGCGGTGCGGATGCTCGACATCCCGGCGTCCACGTTCCACCGCGCGTACAACGAGGTCGCGAACTCGACGCTGTGGTTCGTCCACCACCTGCTGTACGACACGCCGCGCCGGCCCCACTTCGACGCCCGCGCGCGCCGGGACTGGCAGTCGTACGAGGCGTACAACGCGGCGTTCGCGGACGCGCTGGCGCGGGACGCGGCGCCGGGCGCGAAGGCCGCGATCCAGGACTACCACCTGTCGCTGGCGCCGCGGCTGCTGCGCGAGCGGCGCCCCGACCTGCGGATCGCGCACTTCTCCCACACGCCGTGGGCGCCCCCGGAGTACTTCCGGCTGCTGCCCGACGACATCGGCGAGCAGCTCCTGCTGGGCGTGCTCGGCGCCGACCACGCGGGGTTCCTGACCGAGCGGTGGGCGTCGGCGTTCCTGGAGTGCTGCGCGCTGCTGCCCGGCGCGCGCGTCGACCGGGAGGCCCGGACGGTCGCGTGCGGCGGTCACGTCACGCGGGTGGGCGTGCACGGGCTCGGTGTGGACGGGGCGGCGCTGCGGGAACGCGCGTCCGAGCCCGACGTCGTGGAGCGGGCGCGCGCGCTGAGCGAACAGGTGGGCGACCGTCAGCTCATCGTGCGCATCGACAGGACGGAACTGTCGAAGAACATCGTGCGCGGGCTCGCGGCCTACCGGGAACTGCTCGTGAACCATCCGGAGTGGCGCGGACGCGTGGTGCACCTGGCGTTCGCGTACCCGTCCAGGTACGACCTGCCCGAGTACCGCGAGTACACGGCGGAGGTGCGGCGAATCGCCGACCAGATCGTCGAGGAATTCGGCACCGCCGCGTGGCAGCCGCTGATCCTGCAGGTCAACGACGACTATCCGCGCTCGCTCGCCGCCTACGGGCTCGCGGACGTCCTGCTGGTGAACCCGATCCGGGACGGCATGAACCTCGTCGCCAAGGAGGGGCCGGTGCTGTCGCGGCGCGGCTGCGCGCTGGTGCTGTCGCGGGAGGCGGGCGCGGCGGCCGAGCTGGGCGAGGACGCGCTGGTGGTGAACCCGTACGACGTGACGCAGACGGCCGAGGCGCTGCACCGGGCGCTGCTGATGCCGCGGGACGAGCGCGCGGCGCGCTGCGGCCGGCTCGCCGCGGCGGCGACGGCGCTGCCGCCGCAGCGCTGGTTCGCCGGCCAGCTCGCCGCCCTCGACTGA
- a CDS encoding cation diffusion facilitator family transporter: MSRSETTKTVLVALTANLILAVAKIIAGLVSGSSAMLAEGAHSVGDTLNQAFLLVSLRRSARRPDRRHPFGYGNERYFWTLLAAFGIFVAGAGFSIFEGVLTMMGRGGTGTGVVLAYAVLGLAAVLEGTSWIRAFHQARMETRDSEHDMVEHVRRSPDITFKTALFEDSAAMIGLVLAAAGLTLREITGSDFWDGLASVLIGVLLAGLAFVIGRESKGLIIGRAADPAVQRGIRAEIAGARGVTGVESLLTMHFGPEELLVAAKVHFSDHISADEAEDVAGAIDRRLRERYPLVRHVFLDPTQAPERSPQKEGA, translated from the coding sequence ATGAGCAGGTCCGAGACCACGAAAACCGTCCTAGTCGCCCTCACCGCCAACCTCATCCTCGCCGTCGCGAAGATCATCGCCGGCCTGGTCTCGGGATCCAGCGCCATGCTCGCCGAAGGCGCGCACTCCGTCGGCGACACCCTCAACCAGGCGTTCCTCCTGGTCTCGCTGCGCCGCAGCGCCCGCCGCCCCGACCGGCGCCACCCCTTCGGCTACGGCAACGAGCGCTACTTCTGGACACTGCTGGCCGCGTTCGGCATCTTCGTGGCCGGCGCCGGATTCTCGATCTTCGAGGGCGTCCTCACCATGATGGGCCGCGGCGGCACCGGCACCGGCGTCGTCCTCGCCTACGCCGTCCTCGGGCTCGCCGCCGTCCTCGAGGGGACGTCGTGGATCCGCGCCTTCCACCAGGCCCGGATGGAGACCCGCGACAGCGAGCACGACATGGTCGAGCACGTCCGCAGGTCGCCCGACATCACGTTCAAGACCGCCCTGTTCGAGGACTCCGCCGCGATGATCGGCCTCGTGCTCGCCGCCGCCGGGCTCACCCTCCGCGAGATCACCGGATCCGACTTCTGGGACGGGCTCGCGTCCGTCCTGATCGGGGTGCTGCTGGCCGGGCTCGCGTTCGTCATCGGCCGGGAGAGCAAGGGCCTGATCATCGGCCGCGCCGCCGACCCCGCCGTGCAACGCGGCATCCGCGCCGAGATCGCCGGAGCGCGCGGCGTGACCGGCGTCGAGTCGCTGCTGACCATGCACTTCGGCCCCGAGGAACTCCTCGTCGCCGCGAAGGTGCACTTCTCCGACCACATCAGCGCGGACGAGGCCGAGGACGTCGCGGGCGCCATCGACCGGCGGCTCCGCGAGCGGTATCCGCTCGTCCGGCACGTCTTCCTCGACCCCACCCAGGCGCCCGAACGCAGCCCGCAGAAGGAGGGCGCGTGA
- a CDS encoding PadR family transcriptional regulator — MHAHHMRGRPGPFQRPEERARRGGPFGPGGPGGPGAFGPGGLGPWGHGHRGGGRGRGGRRTRRGNVRAALLALLAERSMHGYEMIQELDERTGGVWRPSPGSVYPTLQMLEDEGLVTSREDGGKRLFSLTDTGREEASKQTTAPWEEVTDAAGESALRGREAVGQLMGALQQVMAVGSETQKARALDVVNDARRRIYGILADDPEAE, encoded by the coding sequence ATGCATGCACATCACATGCGGGGCCGTCCAGGCCCCTTCCAGCGTCCCGAAGAGCGCGCGCGCCGCGGCGGTCCGTTCGGCCCCGGAGGTCCGGGAGGTCCGGGCGCCTTCGGGCCGGGCGGCCTCGGTCCCTGGGGGCACGGCCACCGGGGCGGCGGGCGCGGCCGCGGCGGGCGCCGCACCCGGCGCGGCAACGTCCGCGCGGCCCTGCTCGCGCTGCTCGCCGAGCGCTCCATGCACGGCTACGAGATGATCCAGGAACTGGACGAGCGCACCGGCGGCGTCTGGCGGCCGAGCCCCGGCTCGGTCTACCCCACCCTCCAGATGCTGGAGGACGAGGGCCTGGTCACCAGCCGCGAGGACGGCGGCAAGCGGCTCTTCTCGCTCACCGACACGGGCCGCGAGGAGGCGTCCAAGCAGACCACCGCCCCCTGGGAGGAGGTCACGGACGCCGCGGGCGAGAGCGCCCTGCGCGGGCGCGAGGCCGTCGGGCAGCTCATGGGCGCCCTGCAGCAGGTCATGGCGGTCGGCAGCGAGACGCAGAAGGCGCGCGCGCTGGACGTCGTCAACGACGCACGCCGCCGCATCTACGGGATCCTCGCCGATGACCCCGAAGCGGAGTGA
- a CDS encoding DUF3263 domain-containing protein, with protein sequence MEDDAAAFPGGGLSERDRQILAFERRWWKYAGAKEQAIRELFDMSATRYYQLLNILIDRPEALECDPMLVKRLRRMRTQRQRRRAARRLGIRP encoded by the coding sequence ATCGAGGACGATGCCGCCGCGTTCCCCGGCGGGGGGCTCTCGGAGCGCGACCGGCAGATCCTCGCGTTCGAGCGGCGCTGGTGGAAGTACGCGGGGGCCAAGGAACAGGCCATTCGCGAACTGTTCGACATGTCGGCCACGCGGTACTACCAGCTGCTGAACATCCTGATCGACCGGCCGGAGGCGCTGGAGTGCGACCCGATGCTGGTCAAGCGCCTGCGCCGGATGCGGACGCAGCGGCAACGCCGCCGCGCCGCGCGCCGCCTCGGCATCCGGCCGTGA
- a CDS encoding RNA polymerase sigma factor, whose amino-acid sequence MAFDELTEELALRAAQGDQAALNGLLRKIEPDVLRHAARFLPCRQDAEEACQDALLQVARNIHRFEGRSRFSTWLHVVVANSARSTYRSLKRRSVEQAGELPQQRPDPRRTSVIAGSRVDILDAMEDLEARKPDLIQALVLRDVSQLEYAEIAEQLKLPLGTVKSRIHEARRQVRQTLGESYT is encoded by the coding sequence ATGGCATTCGATGAACTGACCGAGGAGCTGGCCCTGCGGGCCGCGCAGGGCGACCAGGCCGCCCTCAACGGGCTCCTCCGCAAGATCGAGCCGGACGTGCTGCGGCACGCCGCCCGGTTCCTGCCCTGCCGGCAGGACGCCGAGGAGGCCTGCCAGGACGCGTTGCTGCAGGTCGCGCGGAACATCCACCGTTTCGAGGGCCGTTCCCGGTTCAGCACGTGGCTGCACGTCGTCGTCGCGAACTCGGCCCGCTCCACCTACCGGTCGCTGAAGCGCCGTTCCGTCGAGCAGGCGGGGGAGCTGCCGCAGCAGCGCCCCGACCCGCGCCGCACCAGCGTCATCGCGGGGTCCCGCGTCGACATCCTCGACGCCATGGAGGACCTCGAGGCCCGCAAGCCCGACCTCATCCAGGCGCTCGTCCTGCGGGACGTCTCCCAGCTGGAGTACGCGGAGATCGCCGAGCAGCTCAAGCTCCCGCTCGGGACGGTCAAGTCGCGCATCCACGAGGCGCGCCGGCAGGTGCGGCAGACGCTCGGCGAGTCCTACACCTGA
- a CDS encoding MoaD/ThiS family protein, with translation MSSVSVRIPTILRTYTGGESEVKAEGETLRAVVADLEASYSGISARILDDAGKIRRFVNVYVGDEDVRFAEGLDTATPAGTQISIIPAVAGG, from the coding sequence ATGAGCAGCGTGTCCGTGCGGATCCCGACGATCCTGCGCACCTACACCGGCGGCGAGTCGGAGGTGAAGGCCGAGGGCGAGACCCTGCGCGCCGTCGTCGCCGACCTGGAGGCGAGCTACTCCGGCATCTCCGCCCGCATCCTCGACGACGCGGGCAAGATCCGCCGCTTCGTCAACGTGTACGTGGGCGACGAGGACGTCCGGTTCGCCGAGGGACTCGACACCGCGACCCCCGCGGGCACCCAGATCTCGATCATCCCCGCGGTCGCCGGAGGCTGA
- the thrC gene encoding threonine synthase, producing MANTPATADLGPATALVCRECGTSRELGPHYACEECFGPLEISYDFGGITRADIEAGPRNIWRYRGLLPVPTDVASTPNTEPGLTRLVRADNLAEALGLQKLWVKDDSGNPTHSFKDRVVAVALAAARELGFKVLACPSTGNLANAVAAAASRAGIRSAVFVPSNLESQKIITTAVYGGTFVTVDGNYDDVNRLASEIAGEQDDWAFVNVNVRPYYAEGSKTLGYEIAEQLGWRLPDQIVVPIASGSQLTKIDKAFQELIKLGLVEDRPYKVFGAQAAGCSPVSAAFKAGHDVVRPVKPDTIAKSLAIGNPADGPYVLDVARRTGGAIEDVTDEQVVEGIRLLARTEGVFGETAGGVTVATLRKLVENGELDPAAETVIINSGDGLKTLDAVAPVVAPSANIAPSLEAFRAAGLV from the coding sequence ATGGCAAACACGCCTGCCACTGCCGACCTCGGCCCCGCTACCGCCCTCGTCTGCCGCGAATGCGGCACGTCCCGCGAACTCGGCCCGCACTACGCGTGCGAGGAGTGTTTCGGCCCCCTCGAGATCTCCTACGACTTCGGCGGCATCACCCGCGCCGACATCGAGGCCGGGCCCCGCAACATCTGGCGGTACCGCGGCCTGCTGCCCGTCCCGACCGACGTCGCGTCCACGCCCAACACCGAGCCCGGCCTGACCCGGCTCGTCCGCGCCGACAACCTCGCCGAGGCCCTCGGCCTGCAGAAGCTGTGGGTGAAGGACGACAGCGGCAACCCGACCCACTCGTTCAAGGACCGCGTCGTCGCCGTCGCGCTCGCCGCCGCCCGCGAGCTGGGCTTCAAGGTGCTCGCCTGCCCGTCCACCGGCAACCTCGCGAACGCCGTCGCCGCCGCCGCGTCCCGCGCCGGGATCCGCTCCGCGGTGTTCGTCCCGTCCAACCTCGAATCGCAGAAGATCATCACGACGGCCGTGTACGGCGGCACGTTCGTCACCGTCGACGGCAACTACGACGACGTGAACCGGCTCGCGTCCGAGATCGCCGGCGAGCAGGACGACTGGGCGTTCGTGAACGTCAACGTGCGCCCGTACTACGCCGAGGGCTCCAAGACCCTCGGCTACGAGATCGCCGAGCAGCTCGGCTGGCGGCTGCCCGACCAGATCGTCGTCCCGATCGCGTCCGGCTCCCAGCTCACCAAGATCGACAAGGCGTTCCAGGAGCTCATCAAGCTCGGCCTCGTCGAGGACCGCCCCTACAAGGTGTTCGGCGCGCAGGCCGCCGGCTGCTCCCCGGTGTCCGCCGCGTTCAAGGCCGGGCACGACGTGGTCCGCCCGGTCAAGCCCGACACCATCGCCAAGTCGCTCGCCATCGGCAACCCCGCCGACGGCCCGTACGTCCTGGACGTCGCCCGCCGCACCGGCGGCGCCATCGAGGACGTCACCGACGAGCAGGTCGTCGAGGGCATCCGGCTGCTCGCCCGCACCGAGGGCGTCTTCGGCGAGACCGCGGGCGGCGTCACCGTCGCGACCCTGCGCAAGCTGGTCGAGAACGGCGAACTCGATCCCGCCGCCGAGACGGTGATCATCAACTCCGGGGACGGCCTGAAGACCCTCGACGCCGTCGCCCCGGTGGTCGCGCCGAGCGCGAACATCGCCCCGTCCCTGGAGGCGTTCCGCGCCGCGGGCCTCGTCTGA
- a CDS encoding sulfotransferase family protein, which produces MSPGPAARAERPIFVIGCPRSGTTMLQLMLHSHRRIAVAPETKFVLPGYTQRCEFGDLADTANRRALAEWITGRTETKFHELGLDAAEIVERIVAAPPTLGSAYGVVFRAYARRFGKPRWGDKRPSYARHTGTLLRMFPDAQFVHLIRDGRDCIASLQEMPWYTRDINHAISAWREAIDQGRRLASRLGRDRYYELQYERLVADPGDELVRLCAFLGEDFDPAMTAPQSLARRTVPLRKRWHGRTHDAVDSSQVGSWAQRLDPWQISLAEAAFGDRLAEYGYEPSGLSRPAAAHLARYAKISTHRRMAQRKQAVRERWRRHHEPNPVECLLPPEPAPLPSDA; this is translated from the coding sequence ATGTCACCAGGTCCCGCCGCCCGCGCCGAGCGGCCGATCTTCGTCATCGGCTGCCCCCGCTCGGGGACGACGATGCTCCAGCTGATGCTGCACTCGCACCGGCGCATCGCGGTCGCCCCCGAGACCAAGTTCGTCCTCCCCGGCTATACGCAACGGTGCGAGTTCGGTGACCTGGCGGACACCGCGAACAGGCGGGCGCTGGCCGAGTGGATCACCGGCCGCACGGAGACCAAGTTCCACGAACTCGGCCTGGACGCCGCCGAGATCGTCGAGCGGATCGTCGCCGCGCCGCCCACGCTCGGCTCCGCGTACGGGGTCGTGTTCCGCGCGTACGCCCGCCGCTTCGGCAAGCCGCGCTGGGGCGACAAGCGCCCGAGCTACGCGCGGCACACCGGCACGCTCCTGCGGATGTTCCCGGACGCCCAGTTCGTGCATCTCATCCGGGACGGCCGCGACTGCATCGCGTCGCTGCAGGAGATGCCGTGGTACACCCGCGACATCAACCACGCGATCTCCGCGTGGCGGGAGGCGATCGATCAGGGCCGCCGCCTCGCGTCCCGGCTCGGCCGCGACCGCTACTACGAGCTGCAGTACGAACGTCTCGTCGCCGACCCCGGCGACGAGCTCGTCCGGCTCTGCGCCTTCCTCGGCGAGGACTTCGACCCGGCGATGACCGCCCCGCAGAGTCTCGCGCGCCGGACCGTCCCGTTGCGCAAACGCTGGCACGGCCGCACGCACGACGCCGTCGACTCCAGCCAGGTCGGGTCGTGGGCGCAGCGGCTCGACCCCTGGCAGATCAGCCTGGCCGAGGCCGCCTTCGGCGACCGCCTCGCCGAGTACGGGTACGAGCCGAGCGGCCTGTCCCGGCCCGCCGCCGCGCACCTCGCCCGCTACGCCAAGATCAGCACGCACCGGCGGATGGCGCAGCGCAAGCAGGCGGTCCGGGAACGCTGGCGCCGCCACCACGAACCGAACCCGGTCGAGTGCCTGCTGCCGCCCGAACCCGCCCCGCTGCCGTCCGACGCCTGA
- a CDS encoding MarR family winged helix-turn-helix transcriptional regulator, which yields MATETTATERPAESSDRDVPEEVLTEIGAALFHLRRIWAKPDLMKRVRAQTAAGPDGRPLQLSNLMVVNAVAGLLATAGKETEDDGPEITVGAVADRLEVDPSTASRLVGHAIDAGLVSRRPSPIDARRANLGLTDAGTRVKQVADRFRRSYYNELMSGWTDEERAEFGRLLTRFADAAAAQAPLYPDDGIGRIFEEAGAD from the coding sequence ATGGCGACGGAGACCACCGCCACCGAACGGCCCGCCGAGTCGTCGGACCGCGACGTCCCCGAGGAGGTCCTGACCGAGATCGGGGCCGCGCTGTTCCACCTGCGGCGCATCTGGGCCAAGCCCGACCTGATGAAGCGCGTCCGCGCACAGACCGCGGCGGGCCCCGACGGACGGCCCCTGCAGTTGTCCAACCTGATGGTCGTCAACGCCGTCGCCGGGCTCCTCGCCACGGCGGGCAAGGAGACCGAGGACGACGGCCCCGAGATCACCGTCGGAGCCGTCGCGGACCGGCTGGAGGTCGATCCGTCCACCGCCAGCCGGCTGGTCGGGCACGCCATCGACGCCGGCCTGGTCTCGCGCCGCCCCTCCCCCATCGACGCGCGCCGCGCGAACCTCGGGCTCACCGACGCGGGCACGCGGGTCAAGCAGGTCGCCGACCGCTTCCGCCGCAGCTACTACAACGAGCTGATGTCCGGCTGGACGGACGAGGAGCGCGCCGAGTTCGGGCGCCTGCTCACCCGCTTCGCCGATGCCGCCGCCGCCCAGGCCCCCCTGTACCCGGACGACGGCATCGGACGGATCTTCGAAGAGGCCGGCGCGGACTGA